A stretch of DNA from Ochotona princeps isolate mOchPri1 chromosome 13, mOchPri1.hap1, whole genome shotgun sequence:
GACTGGGCCTGCTCTTGGCCTGGCTCTCTGACCCCGGTGATGTGTTTGGTTTAGAAGGCGATCATCAAGTTCAGCTACTCCGTGCAGGAGGACAGCGACACTTGCCTGGGAGGCCGGTGGTCTTTCGATGATGTTCCCATGAAGCCCCTGAGGACTGTGATGGTGATTCCAGCGGACAAGATGAACGAGATCATGGACAAGCTGAAAGAACACTTGTCTGTCTAGCCCGTTTGCATGGGCCGGGTTGAGCTCGTCCTTGTCAAAATTATCAGAAAAGTCAGTGCAAGTTTACTGAAAAGCTCATGACTTTATTTAGAGTCCTCTACAAATGTAGGGTTCTACTCCATGTGTCTGTGACACATTTACAAAAtagccttttttaaaatttcagacagATTGTGGATGGGTGATTAAAAACTTCCAATAAGAAGAAAAGCATGGGATAGTAATTTTAAAGAATTCAATAAAACTCCTCTTTATTTTACTATAGCAAGTCTTACTTCCTCCAGACTGTCCCGCAGGGTGGGACTCGGGTGAGTGCATGTCCCTGGCGTGCCAGCTGTGGGGAGGGCTCCGCTGTGCTCCTGTACCTGCTGGCAGTCACTGGATGGCACATCTCTGTTCCACAGCCTCGGGGCACTTCTCCCCTTCCTTCATGGCTGGCATTGGGGACAGGGGATCTGTGACCTGCCGCAAGATGTCCTTACTCTCACTGGGAGGCAGATTACTGAAGTAGTACTGTGGTGCCAGCtgcataaatctgtttaaaataaaaacaggcgGTGGGGTGAGGGACAGCACGcacagcagccctgcccagtgccTGGAGGATCTGCATGGAgaactgcttcctgctggccGTGCAGCCAGCCCTTTGGTGTCTAGGCCGCACTGCCTCCCCTGGTGTTGGGCTGCTGACCCTGGGGGCGGGTGGAAACCTGTCCTGCCCACGGAGCCCTGCTTCTCCCTCAcatccctggccctgccccacccctgcagctccACTCTGGTCCTCCAGGTCAGTGCGATGTTGTGTTAGGTACACTGTGCTTTTTCAGACAACCTACACTGTCTTCTCTGCTGTGTAATCTCAGAGGAAGATGTTTCTTAGCTATCATCTTGGAATCTAGCGCACAGTGGGAACTCAACATTTATGTATAAACTTTACAAATGCAGTGGAGTGAACTCCACATTTGTATTAACCCCACGCAGCCCGCTGCTCGTTGCCCGGACTCACAGCTGCGGGGAGATCTCGGAGGTGACGCGGATGTAGTTGTTCTCGGCTATGCTGAACTTGTGAAACAGGACCCACTCGGGCATCTGCTTCGTGATGGAGTAGCCGGACAGGGGGTGCAGCTGAGCCACCTGCTTGTGTGTGAGCATCAAGTAGTTCCCTGAGCCGTCAACGTCCCGGGCGATCTGAAAGGCAAAAGCCATGTggagatgaaataaaaataatgttgggAAAACGCTCCAAGCTTTAATACAGAATAGCTTCCTGTGTTCAGATGGAGGATATACGCTACACACCCTTGAGGCAGTGCTCGGCCAGTGCGGCCTGAGGCTCAGGTTTTAGCCTTGAGTCTTCGCGTGGCACCTGCCAGTTGCTGGGCTCTGAGTGCTTTACCCTGATGGGCAGCTGGTTCAAACCTCAGTCTGTTTTAGGACTTTACGTCTTCCCTGAGGACACCCTCTCCACTAGGGAGCCTTGGGGTCCATGGGGACCACCACAGCACTCCTGCTGCGGTGCAAAGAGCACCTGTGCTTGGGGACGACCGTTCATTAGTGCTCACGACGGAGAAATGAGGGGCTTCGCTCTCCGGCATTCTCGTCACCCATTCAACAGCTCACCTGCACACAGGTGAGGCGAGGGGCTGAAGATCTGTAGTGAGAAAGTGAATGTTCTGGCTTGGCCCTCGCTCCTTTCAAATGAAGCACAGTTAGACACCGGGTCCTTGGCAACATGGATTTCCGTTTTACTTGGGTGGTGTAAGTACTGTTCTGCAGGATACCACAGATTTGGACAGCACCTGCACTGAGCCCAGCAGACAGCTTCGTCTCAGTGACCGAGCTTGGGTCCTGTGTGGCTCACCTCCATTTCTGTGGCCGTGCTGATCACGCGGCTGCTCGGACtcaacctgctctgcttctgggacTGCCTGATGGAACCGCTGGCCTGAGTTGAACTGACCTGACAGTTCTTTTCATATCGATAAGGCCCCCGTTCCAAGGGAGAGGTGGCTGGCCGGAGGTTCTGGCGACACGAGGTTCTCACCTGCATGAAGTAGCCAGACAGCAGCGCTTTCTTGATGTTCAGGCTGTTCTCCACGGAGCCGAAGGCAGGCTCTGCGTAGGGCAGCTCGATGCGCCTGATGATCTCCAGGAGCTCGGCCCGGATGACGTCTGCCATTCTCAGAGCAGCACAGTTGAGGAAGCGATCCTGACACCACTTCTCCACGCAGTCTGGGGGAAGAATCGGCTCTGCTCAGAGATGGGGTTACAATGGGggcgggaggtggggggaggcaggcaggacagGGATGTGCAGTGGCTGCGGGAGATGGGCTCAGGCTATGCCTATGCTGGCCGGGGAGGTCTGCAAGCCCAGCCGACCAGGGACGGTGCCCTTGGGGCTGCAGACAAGGACCGTGCACCTGCCTTTGCTGGTGGCTACTAGGCCTTGGTCTCATGGGGCAGCACTAATGAACAGATTTGCTGTCTAAATCCTTTGGTGCATGAGTgcatgaaaatgtttttattttcttcagctcTAAGAAAAAGTTCATTAGTAGCCTGGTGTGGGAGTTCCGTTAGTTTAGCTCACCTATCCTAGCTGTAACTTTGGTAAATATTCCGCCTTGCCCTGGGaatgccccagcctggccctcagCCTGATGTGCAGCACCAGGAGCTTGCTTGCTCTCAGCGACACCACCAAGTTCCCCATAGACTTCCTAGCAGCATtcacacacactcccctcccccaaactgTACAAGCACAGGACACACCCTGCTCTTTGCAGGATCAATGTATTTTTCACTCCAACTGCCAGAGCCAACCAGGTCCAAGCTGCTTCCGGGAAAGCACAGCTGAGGAAAACTCTGGTTGGACGTGGGGGCTCCCTAGCTGCCCTGtcagggagcagccagcactgctCATGCAGGGGCTTCCGGTTCCTGGGCATCCCACGCTCCACAGGTATGGAAAGCACGTGGGTTGGCTCTCGCCGGCGGCACTGGGCTGCTGAGCTGGCATCTGTCTGTGCCCCGGCTCACTCCGTCTTGCGGGTGGAGAGCAAGGCTGCAGCAAGGGGCCCCTGGAGCTGGCATCGGGCGAGCAGCAGCTCAGAAGCACTCGGCCTCAGCTGTGTACCAGGGGGAGCCGAGCAGAGAGCCCGGGCGTCCCAGGCATCTACTCACGGTCACTGGCAGAGTAGAGGGCCGTGTCCTGGAAGGCCTTGTAGATGTTGATGAGGGTGAAGTGATCTCCTTCGGGATGTAAGAACGTCCTCCAGCACATCAGGGCGGCCTCCTCGGCTCCGTGGGGCACGTGCAAGAAGCAGTTCGGGGCTTTAAAACACGAAAGGTCACGTGCTCAGCAGTGACGGAGACACGACATGCCCGGGAGGGGTGCTGCCGTCCAAATAAACCACTATTCCTGTTTCCTGGGACATCAGGTAAGCCTACAGTACATGTCCTGATTGTCCCCCCTTCCAAGGTTTGCCCAGGAAAACTGCAGTTGCATGCAAGTTGGAGCAGGGAGGCCCTGGGGTGCCCACTGGCCCAGACTCGGGGGGCATCAGGACAGTGTGGTCTGTGCTGCAgtgaaagaggaaatgaaaacctGGATGAATGAAGccataagaaataataataaaaaccatgtGTCATTATTTGGACCAAAACCCTGTATCCACACTTTATTTTGGTTTGCATGGATTTCTTCAATAAAAGCAAACTTGGTAAGTTTTTGCAAATCTGGTTAAGAAAGTCACTGGAGTGGGTAACCGATGTCACGGTGCAACaagctcagctgctgcctgcaatgctggcatctcccgtcagagttctggttcatgtctcagctagtccacttctggtccaccttcctgctaatgtgcctgggagggcagtggagggtggcccaagggactgggtccctgctgcccacgtgggagacccagatgagctccatgcttctggctttctctcctccctctctctctccccctgaaactctgcatttttttttaaatatttttattgcaaagacacacagagaggaggagatagaaagatcttctgtccattgatccactacccaagtggccacatggatCAGAactgagcccagagcctctttcgggtctcccacgtggttgcagggtcccaaggctttgagacgtccttgactgctttcccaggccacaagcagggagctggatgggaagcagggccgtcaggattggaaccggcgcccaaatgggatcctgttgtgttaaggcacaaggactttagctgttagaccaccacaagcctattttttttttcccatttaagaTCATTCTTGGGGCTGACAAGTTAAACTGCTGCTGTGCCCAGCCCGGCCGTCTTGGGgggaagccagtggatggaagatctgcctctgtaactctgcctattaAATCAAAtttttatgaaagattttttttgaaagctttACTTTCATTTGAATAGGACAGCCAAGAGATggcatcctctggtttacttcctaagtggctgagccaggagccaggagctgcttctgggtctcccacgtgggtgcagaggtcaaaggacctgagccatcctccagtgcttcctCAGGCTGTGAGTGGACCcacactggcacccacacaggatgccagcatcataggcagacGGCCTATGGTTCTAGCATTTTCCCCTTTGAATCCACAAAACAAACACTTCAGAAGCTTAAGTAAACTGACCAGTGTCTCTGTTGGATGACCcttgaaatataattttacaaGGAGTCATTAAGGCTTACCTGTTACCATGGCAGCAATTGTTAGCATTTCATCTACACAATCAAATTCACACGATGCCAGGATGGACCTGGAGAGCTGCGGGTCCAGAGGAAACTCCGACATAATGATTCCAAATTCAGACAGATTGCCATCGTTGTCCAGCGCTGCCAGGTAGTCCAAGTCTTCCAGAGCTTGCATCAAGCTTTCTGGGGCTAGGAAAGAAGCAGCCAgtgtcagcccagccccaggaacAGGGACTTGGCTCTTCAGGAGGCAAAGACAGGCAGTGACTGCTGAGAGAGGAACTAAGCAGGTGAGGGACGACTCCCCAGGCTGGGGTGCAGAGGAGCCTGAGGAAGCAGGTGAGCTGGctttctgagggcactgctcacaGCCCACTGGCCTGGGAGCTGCACAGGGAGGGGCCTCTGGGGGAGCACAGTGTCCAGACAATGGTGTACTGGCTGCTGCATTACCCAAGGAGCCGCCCCAGGGGCACAGTGCCCTTGCAGCCATAGGGTGGCACCTGCTCCCACCAGCCCGATGGAAGATCTCCTGCTGTGCAGTGCGTAGGGTACGACACATTCCAGTGCCAGCTTACAGAGGGCCACAGAGCCTCCCAGGACAATGCCCGAGTCACTGACAGGAACGCGGGAGTGTTCAGTGCCACCAGTAGCAATGTGCTGCCTCTGGCATGAAATGCAGGGAAACACATGTATGACGATACTGATTGATGACAGATAGGAAAGAGTGGCCAAGAGTGGCCTGCCAGTGCGCAAGACTGGTTTGAGCCATCCCTTTCTCCTTTGCATTCCTAAATTACTGGGGCGGAACTTACTATGCGTGCTTCTTTTCCTAAACAGTCTAAGGCTTCAAAGCCACCCACTCGAGGCTATGTCTGATGACTATCGGGATTTTTGCTGGCTTGttgggcagcagcagggactgcACGGAGCAGTGGACATGGGAGGTACAGTGCTGCCTGCTCTGCCCAGAGCTGCAGGATTTACGAACCCACCACACTGCTTTCATCCGCCTCCATTCCAGCAAGCACAAGGTGGGTGGGAGATGAGCCACCGGACCTGAGAGGCAATGTCGCCAGTCTGCACCTGGTAGTTTAAAGTCTTAGATAGTAACATCTTATTTGCTGTCCAAACGTTGGCCACTAAGCTATTTGTCAAAATTTCAGGCAGACCGAGGACCTCAACAGCTCCGTCACAAACTCTGATGTCGCCCGATGCCCCACCAGGCTGCTGtgctctgctctgcctctcccaTTCCAAACCCAGCCAGGGTCAGGATCGCAGGGCAGGAAGAACTCACCCCAGGGAAATCTGCAGGAGCCTCCGTAGCCGCCCAAAGCCCAGAAGACTGCTCTAGACTCTGGGTGTCCCAACTGTGTCTGATTTTCCCCACATTCTAAAATTGAACAGATCCAACCTTTCCAAGGTGCTCCTGGCCCCCACCCTTTTAATgtcctttgagaggcagagaaagacaccATGTAGTTCACTCTCCACAGATGTCTGCAGTGGTCCCGGGGAAGAGCCCAGCTCAAGCCAGGAACTCGGCTgtgacacctgcctcccaggtctgcataagcaggaagctggagtcgggggcCCCAGGCAGGCAATGAGCCCAGGAACTGCAAGGTGGGGATGCGTATCTTAGCCACTAGCTAAAGGGCTAGTCTAACACCCACCTCCCCAAGGCTGCCCTTTGACTTGTCTGGCACGGAGCGGCAAAGGTGCTGGCATGGAGCACTGGTGCTCCTCTTGTTCTTAGGGACCAAGATCTACCCAAACTGGCAAAATGGAATTTGAGAAGGCACCATCCTGGGAAGGGAATACAGGGTTCTCCTGAGAAGGAAACTGCAGCACTCCCCAGTGAGCCATGGCCGGGAGGGCAGGGCTGATCTGGGGCAGGAACACTGCAGCAGCGCGGGAGCAAGTCCAAGCAACACAGCCACACGTCATCATCGGATCAACAAAGCTACTGCATTGCAAGTGACAGGATCTCTGCTAACTGCCCCAGTGAGCATCTGGCTCGAGGCCTAGGCTCTGTCCCCAAAGGGCACTGAGTGCGCATTTGTCAGGCCCTGGGGttgagctgctggctgcacacagaAGTGGCAATAGGAATGACTTCATGATCTGCTCCTGGCTCTAACAAGAGCACAGTGAGGGTGCTCTTGGGTCTATTGTACCAGAATGACTGCAGACCACAGTGATGGAGCAGTAACAAATAACCAGGAGGACTGGCTACTGTCCGCTCTGCCTCGGAACATCCCTCCCCAGTGGTACCGCAGCATCACCTCCGCAAGGCAGAGGCCTGAATGCGAGTTCCTCATGGAAGAGCCGTGGAAGTGGGAGCCGTGATAAACAAATGGCACACAAGTGTTTCCTGGGATTGTGTCACCTGACTGCTGCATTCTGAAGGCAGTCTCAAGAGGAAGAAAACATCATTTTTATGAAGCTTTCCACCAGCAGCAGCGGTGTTCCCTGAGGACCAGCTGGCTGCAAGGTCACACACTTCCCCCTCGTCACTGCTCAGTCACGTATGGGCTCCTTCACAGTTCTGTGCACTTGCTTCCAAGGAACCCCAGCTGCCAAGCTGTCCTCAGCAGAGAGGCTGCTCACAGGCAGAGAGGTGGTTTGTTTGCAACAAGCCTAAGAATCCTGCAGAAGAGGGGCCCACCCAGATGCCAGCTCTGAGCAAGAGGTGGTCAGACCAGGATTCTCGGGACAGTCTCACAGGGCCTGTTTCCTGTATCCTTAAAACACCTGCCAGGgctctgctcctggttccagcttcctgcctacgcacaccctgagaggcagcagatgagggctcgggccgttgggtccctgcacacatacgggagacctggaaggcgtTCCGTGCTCCTGACTTGGGGCTGACCAGCCCTATCAGTGGCAGCAAGCAGAGCCCTAGCAGAGCCCTGCGCATCTGCCAGGCACCTTCCTAATGATGCCCACATCGTGCCCAGAGATAGACTGAAGCAAACAGTGGGAGGGCGTTGTGTACCCACAAGTGAAGAGCCCATGGAGAGAAGAAATGAGAAGAGCCGGCCCTGGTTTCGAGGACACCCATGCTGAGGAGTCCTGAGCCTAGGGAATACGAGCTTCTGAAGGAGGCGAGGAAGAGGGGAAGGGCCAGCTGCCATCTCCTTCATCTCGAAGGTCAGGTGCATGCCCCTGGGCATCTGCCCAACTCCTTGCCCTTACAGGGCTTTCCTGTGACTGTCTCAGCGCACCTCGTACTAGCCTAGCGTGATGCAGGAGGGCAGGCACTCTAACCTGATTTCACAGCTGAGAAGGGGCAGGGTCAGCCAGCTGCTTCACCTGCGAAATGAGGACCTGGACTCagacctgctgctgcagcaggccgACACCAGTTTGCATCCTAACCTTGATCAACAGGCACACTGAAACAATGGGCTCATTTAGCTTCGTGTACTTGAGAGAAGAGagtcctccatctgttggtttactccctaaatggttgcaacagccagggctgggccaggctgagggcaggagtAGGGAACACATTccagtttcccacacgggtggcagcagcccaagtgtCACGGCCAGAATCTGTCACCTCTGCCGGAAACTGATGTTTCACACCAAGAGTCAATTTTTtcctagcagggagttggaattggTTGGACAGCCAGGACTGACACAGGCTTTGGAGGCACTGTGGATGTCCCTGGTGGTGTCGCACGCCCAATGCCGGCCCCAGCGACCTGCATGAAAGTGGCAGGTGCTGTCAGCACCTCACGTGGCCCCGAGGCCAGGGTTCCCGTCCATGCAACCTTCAAATGGTGTCTCCCTGGCTGGCTGAGTGTGAGCTGGCTGAAAGGCCTGCAGCCAGTAGGGCATGCAGCCAAGTTGTGGGCAAGTCACAGGGTGACTGCACGGCCAgcctgcttctctctccttctctgagcaGACTGAACTTTGAGGTCCTTCTTGTGAGTTCTGAAGCAAAGCCTTGGTTCTCAGTGACTGAtaagcatgtgcacacacatcccTGGTCTGTTTGCTCACAATTTAGGAGTTCAGCTTGCAGAAACCATCCCAGCAGGCTCTGCACCTGCACTAGAGAGAGCTCCCGCAGGCCCTGGGAGCCCTCTCCTCCTAGGGCCAACGCTGGCCCATGCAGACCCAGCAGGCTCTGTGCCTGCACCAGAGAGAGCCCCCGCAGGCCCTGGGAGCCCTCTCCTCCTAGGGCCAACGCTGGTCCATGCAGACCCAGCAGGTTCTGTGCCTGCACCAGAGAGAGCCCCCGCAGGCCCTGGGAGCCCTCTCCTCCTAGGGCCAACGCTGGCCCGTGCAGACCCAGCAGGCTCTGTGCCTGCACCAGAGAGAGCCCCCGCAGGCCCTGGGAGCCCTCTCCTCCTAGGGCCAACGCTGGCCTGTGCAGACCCAGCAGGCTCTGTGCCTGCACCAGAGAGAGCCCCCGCAGGCCCTGGGAGCCCTCTCCTCCTAGGGCCAACACTGGCCTGTGCAGACCCAGCAGGCTCTGTGCCTGCACCAGAGAGAGCCCCCGCAGGCTCTGGGAGCCCTCTCCTCCTAGGGCCAACGCTGGCCTGTGCAGACCCAGCAGGCTCTGTGCCTGCACCAGAGAGAGCCCCCGCAGGCTCTGGGAGCCCTCTCCTCCTAGGGCCAATGCTGGCCTGTGCAGACCCAGCTGCACTGTCCTGCCTTCTCGAGTCCTCCGTCTTGCCTTAGGTGCCACTCCTGGCAGTCTGTTGTGGATTCATTCCTTTTTTCACAAGCCAAGGAATCACAGAGCATGCCGAAACCAGTGGTCCGGCAACCAGCaaaatgagttctgagttcaagtCCAGACACAAAGACGGCAGCTGGTGTAGTCTGGCCCATACCAGCTGGTTCCACCCAATTTCCATTTAGGTGCCATGGCCTTCCCAGGATAACAACGGCAGTGCTGGGGTACTGTGCCCACTGAAGTGGTTAGTTAGTCCTAAGTTCTGACCCAGATGCCGCTTGAGACAGAATGTCAGGGAAGCAAAAGGGAAGCTGACTTGAAGAGCAAGTCCCTGTCGAGTGGCCTGTTACCAGCCTGTAGCTTGGTCATGCCACATTCATTTGCACATGGCTCACAGCCCCTGAAAAGGGTGGCCGCTTTGCTGCGCTGGCAGCAGCTGCTAGCATCACACGCTCTTTGCTTCCAAAACTGTGAGTCAGAGTTAACCCACAGTTAGGGTTTCCCTGAGCACAGCAGAAAACGGTTGTATGGGTACTGGTGGGAGACAAAATGCCCTCTGTcctcagttcccagctctgagaCCAGGGGGGTGGCATAGCAAGCAGGGAATCCTCCCACTGCACCGCGCCGCTCGGCTCTGCTGCTGGAAATCGCCCACActgtccctgcctctcttcccctgccCCGTCCTGAGCAGGAAGATGCCTGAGCTGTTGGCTGTTGGTGATCCAGCAAGAAATAGGCCACGGGTGAGAGTGGCGCAGCAGTTGTCACAGATGAAATCTGTTTCTCTAGGGGGAAGCTTCTGGGACAGTTTCCGCAGCTGGTTCATTTATGATGAAACCAAGCCAGCGGAAAATGGAACACTGTCAGGTTTGTACAAGTAACTCCTCTTTCATGGCGCTCACTGGGGTATTCAGACTGAAACTCCCTGGAGAGGCTGTGGGGCAAGGACCACCAGTGTCCCGGAGACACTGTGGCCAAGGCGTGATGGTGCTCAGTGTCCTAGGTGGCAGGAGATGGCGCTGGCCCTCAGGCTGTCAGTGCTGGGCCTCCAGCTGTCTGCAGCAGCCCTGCTCCGGCGACAGGCTGCCTGTCTCTCCCGTTTAGATCTCAAGCATCTTTATGTGACCCTCTTGCTAGAAATGGCTGATTCAAATTCCACCCACCGCTGAGACACTAGGGAAAGAACAGATCTAAACTAGCCTGTCTTCCTACGTGCCTGGAATTCTTACTGGCAGCGTGTGACCAAAGGACCCCAGAGCAGGCAGTGTGACGCCACCTGGCCTGTCCATGGGGCGGGTCAGGTGGCACTCCCACACACGCGGCATACCTGGTCTGTTCACGGGGCTGGTCAGGTGGTACCCCCACACGTGCGGCATACCTGGTCTGTTCACGGGGCTGGTCAGGTGGCACCCCCACACGTGCAGCATACCTGGCCTGTTCACGGGGCTGGTCAGGTGGCACCCCCACACGTGTGGCATACCTGGCCTGTTCACGGGGCTGGTCAGGTGGTACCCCCACTTGTGGCATACCTGGTCTGTTCACGGGGCTGGTCAGGTGGCACCCCCACACGTGTGGCATACCTGGCCTGTTGAGGAAGTTGCCATGGCCCAGGCCTGCGATATCTATCCTCTTCATGAATAGCACCATGCTTGTCAGGTTGGCTTCCTGCATTTCCGCTGGCTTCAGGGGCCTCATGTCCTTGGAGGCGAACTCCTCAGCATACAGACAGAAGAGCTTACCTGAAAGAAACCAGGAGCAGGGCTCAGGTGTCACACCCCCCTGCCTCTGGCCTAAGCTCACGGAACAACACGGGCGTTCAGCGTCCTGAGAGCTACCTGAGGAGGACGAGCCCAGAATCTGCTTCCGGATCTCTGCCTGGCTCTGACTGATGGGCTGTGTGACGAGGGAGGTGGCTCGGATTCTCGGGTTATACACCTGCAAGTGGAGACAGTGTGTCCGCATCAGCAACCCCGGGCCCAGTGGGCCGGCTGCGAGCCCCTTCCCGCTCAGTGGCACATGGCAATCACCAAGGGTCTGCATGGCTGGGACAGACACAGCAGGTGTTCTGCCGGAGGAGGggaacacagtccctgctgcTGTCACGCCCCAGGCACGCACTGGGCAGTGCCATGTGGCTGACATGACTCTCAGTGCAATGCTGGAGCCTCCAACGTGTCGTGCACATccactggggcctcagtgacctGCTGTTTCAGGCATCGTGGCCATGGGAAGAGAGCAGCCGCGACCCACCATGGCTGAGCGGCAGGTGAGGCTCTGGGCACCCTGACTGTGGAGGGAACCATGAGCACCAACCCTAACTGCTTCCAAGGCAGCCTTCATGGCCACAGGGACTGCTCTGTCCTGGTCAGCGAGCTGGCCACTCAGGA
This window harbors:
- the DHX32 gene encoding putative pre-mRNA-splicing factor ATP-dependent RNA helicase DHX32 is translated as MEAELESPNASPEKRYFPESLDSSDGDEEGVLACEDLELNPFDGLPYSSRYYKLLKEREDLPIWKEKFSFMENLLQSQVVIVSGDAKCGKSSQVPQWCAEYCLSVHYQHGGVICTQVHKQTAVQLALRVADEMDVNIGHEVGYVIPFENCCTSETILRYCTDDMLQREMMSNPFLGSYGVIILDDVHERSIATEVLLGLLKDVLLARPELKLIINSSPLLLSKLSSYYGDVPLIEVRGKHPVEVVYLSGAQQDTFQTILSLVLEIHHSGEKGDIVVFLACEQDIEKAYEIVCEQGAHLSPDLGELLVVPLYPREKCAPFKPTAEAERPGQASQRQVVLTTSPGESLVWSNTVRFVIDVGVERRKVYNPRIRATSLVTQPISQSQAEIRKQILGSSSSGKLFCLYAEEFASKDMRPLKPAEMQEANLTSMVLFMKRIDIAGLGHGNFLNRPAPESLMQALEDLDYLAALDNDGNLSEFGIIMSEFPLDPQLSRSILASCEFDCVDEMLTIAAMVTAPNCFLHVPHGAEEAALMCWRTFLHPEGDHFTLINIYKAFQDTALYSASDHCVEKWCQDRFLNCAALRMADVIRAELLEIIRRIELPYAEPAFGSVENSLNIKKALLSGYFMQIARDVDGSGNYLMLTHKQVAQLHPLSGYSITKQMPEWVLFHKFSIAENNYIRVTSEISPQLFMQLAPQYYFSNLPPSESKDILRQVTDPLSPMPAMKEGEKCPEAVEQRCAIQ